Proteins from one Belonocnema kinseyi isolate 2016_QV_RU_SX_M_011 chromosome 8, B_treatae_v1, whole genome shotgun sequence genomic window:
- the LOC117178830 gene encoding pectin lyase-like — MQITFSLILASIAALSAGNDTYPDTGTKGMMGFAKKGCTTGGTGGPVVKIKTLDELRKQIADIKPRILVLVRNITISEKTEIRVGANKTIIGSWEGNILDNVYLITRPRSRNVIFQNLVFKHSPKNVDNGDTQLILQNGERYWIDHCTFDGQKVDYDDLGKLLKIAEKVDFVTISNSKFMNHTYGLIFGHPHSDESVVGIYNNYPRVTVMYNHFDNLYVRGPGLMRFGKYHLLNNYITNYHLGLTIHFFSKIYSENNYYTKSSKKDHVLDDKGNGFFKDIGSKNMQKTQISPKLTAWKPSTDYRYKAESAEYARDFCVKYSGAQTNHLVFGG, encoded by the exons ATGCAGATCACATTCTCTCTAATTTTG GCATCCATTGCTGCTCTTTCTGCTGGAAATGACACCTATCCAGATACAGGAACAAAAGGCATGATGGGTTTTGCAAAGAAAGGATGCACGACTGGGGGTACAGGTGGACCTGTAGTTAAGATTAAGACGTTGGATGAATTACGAAAACAGATTGCTGATATAAAACCGCGAATTTTAGTCCTTGTTAGAAATATTACTATATCTGAAAAAACCGAAATTAGAGTTGGGGCAAACAAAACTATAATTGGCTCTTGGGAGGGAAATATTCTCGATAATGTTTATCTAATTACACGACCCAGATCAAGGAAcgtgatttttcaaaatcttgtttTCAAACACAGTCCTAAAAATGTAGATAATGGTGACACACAGTTAATCTTACAAAATGGCGAGAGATACTGGATTGATCATTGTACCTTTGATGGCCAGAAAGTAGATTACGATGATTTaggtaaattgttaaaaattgctgaaaaagtTGATTTCGTCACAATTAGTAATTCTAAGTTCATGAACCATACGTATGGTTTGATATTTGGTCATCCGCATAGTGATGAATCCGTTGTTGGAATATACAATAATTATCCACGGGTAACTGTGATGTACAATCATTTTGATAATCTTTATGTCCGTGGACCAGGTTTAATGCGATTTGGAAAATACcatcttttaaacaattatattaccAACTATCATTTAGGATTAACaatacactttttttcaaaaatctattcgGAGAATAACTATTAcacaaaatcatcaaaaaaagatcATGTTCTTGATGATAAGGGTAATGGTTTTTTCAAAGACATTGGTagcaaaaatatgcaaaaaactcAGATATCACCGAAACTTACTGCCTGGAAGCCATCTACAGATTATAGATACAAAGCTGAATCAGCAGAATATGCTCgcgatttttgtgtaaaatactCAGGTGCGCAAACGAATCATTTAGTTTTCGGTGGGTGA